Within the Novosphingobium pentaromativorans US6-1 genome, the region CCGAGCCTGCCGGGGCCAGGACATATTCCCGGGCCGGGAAAACCCGCTTGTGCACAGCGCTGTAACGCTCGGCAACGCGTCCGGTTCGCCGGAAACCCGCACCGTGCAGGACACGGCCCGAAGCCGGACTGTCGACGAAATGGTTGGCGACGATTCGCGCATGGCCAAGCGACCATGCCAGTTCCACAACCGCCTTCACGGCTTCGCGGGCATAGCCCCGGCCACGCTGCTCGCGTGCAATCCAGTAATACAGCTCCACATCGTCGTCGCGGCGGGCGAGGCCGACGCAGCCAACAATCAGGGCACCGTCGGCACCGGGAACGGTGATGACGAACTGCGGCAGGGCG harbors:
- a CDS encoding GNAT family N-acetyltransferase, translating into MFIRSDRLFLRPAWPEDLQELETLIAHDSAACNLASTCWPCAHDDALRFVTHEQAHALPQFVITVPGADGALIVGCVGLARRDDDVELYYWIAREQRGRGYAREAVKAVVELAWSLGHARIVANHFVDSPASGRVLHGAGFRRTGRVAERYSAVHKRVFPAREYVLAPAGSGGFDDEMNGLAANEDQKCAA